A genomic region of Raphanus sativus cultivar WK10039 chromosome 6, ASM80110v3, whole genome shotgun sequence contains the following coding sequences:
- the LOC108813216 gene encoding fructose-bisphosphate aldolase 3, chloroplastic: protein MASSSFVKLNALSSPRISHRSFAHPSASPSPPRRVSFAIRAGSYSDELVKTAKTIASPGRGILAIDESNATCGKRLASIGLDNTEENRQAYRQLLLTTPGLGDYISGAILFEETLYQSTKDGKKFVDCLNDANIVPGIKVDKGLVPLPGSNEESWCQGLDGLASRSAEYYKQGARFAKWRTVVSIPCGPSALAVKEAAWGLARYAAISQDNGLVPIVEPEILLDGDHPIERTLEVAEKVWSEVFFYLAQNNVMFEGILLKPSMVTPGAEHKNRASPETVAEYTLTMLKRRVPPAVPGIMFLSGGQSEAEATLNLNAMNQSPNPWHVSFSYARALQNSVLRTWQGKPEKIEDSQKALLVRAKANSLAQLGKYSAEGENEDAKKGMFVKGYTY, encoded by the exons ATGGCTTCTTCAAGCTTCGTCAAGCTAAACGCTCTCTCTTCTCCTCGGATCAGCCACCGCTCCTTCGCCCACCCCTCCGCCTCTCCCTCTCCTCCTCGTCGCGTCTCCTTCGCGATCCGCGCCGGTTCTTACTCCGACGAACTCGTCAAAACCGCC AAAACGATTGCTTCCCCTGGGAGAGGTATCTTAGCGATCGATGAGTCGAACGCGACTTGCGGCAAGAGGCTCGCTTCGATCGGGTTGGACAACACCGAGGAGAACCGTCAAGCCTACAGGCAGCTTCTGCTAACCACCCCTGGCCTCGGAGACTACATCTCCGGTGCTATTCTCTTCGAAGAGACGCTTTACCAGTCCACCAAAGACGGCAAGAAGTTCGTCGACTGCTTGAACGATGCCAACATCGTCCCTGGCATCAAAGTTGACAAG gGCTTGGTTCCCCTTCCTGGCTCCAATGAGGAGTCTTGGTGCCAAGGCTTGGATGGATTGGCTTCACGTTCTGCTGAGTACTACAAGCAAGGCGCTCGTTTCGCCAAGTG GAGGACAGTTGTGAGTATTCCTTGCGGTCCTTCAGCACTAGCTGTGAAGGAAGCTGCGTGGGGTTTAGCGAGATACGCTGCCATCTCTCAGGACAACGGGCTTGTGCCTATAGTGGAGCCAGAGATTCTTCTTGATGGGGACCACCCGATTGAGAGGACGCTTGAGGTTGCTGAGAAAGTCTGGTCTGAGGTGTTCTTCTACTTGGCGCAGAACAATGTTATGTTCGAGGGGATATTGTTGAAGCCCAGCATGGTTACCCCAGGCGCTGAGCACAAGAACAGGGCCTCTCCCGAGACTGTAGCTGAATACACGCTCACCATGCTCAAGAGGAGAGTCCCTCCGGCTGTTCCGGGGATCATGTTTCTGTCTGGAGGACAGTCTGAAGCGGAGGCTACGCTGAACCTGAACGCCATGAACCAGAGCCCGAACCCGTGGCATGTGTCCTTCTCTTACGCGCGTGCCCTGCAGAACTCTGTGCTCAGGACGTGGCAAGGGAAGCCCGAGAAGATTGAGGACTCGCAGAAGGCTCTCTTGGTTAGGGCAAAGGCCAACTCATTGGCTCAGCTCGGCAAATACTCAGCGGAGGGAGAGAATGAAGATGCTAAGAAAGGAATGTTCGTCAAGGGTTACACCTACTGA
- the LOC108806946 gene encoding sec-independent protein translocase protein TATC, chloroplastic → MGSTSTSSAALIHHFHLTSRDVDSPRKRPYYYTVKFCNSWKEGGLRYGATRRCGKVLRPVVRLSALDENSGDSPTETTSSLGSAVQDRPGVEEDASFEQEDKSSSIYEFLYPDKEELPDDKEMTIFDHLEELRERIFVSVLAVGAAITGCFAFSKDLIVFLEAPVKNQGVRFLQLAPGEFFFTTLKVSGYCGLLLGSPVILYEIIAFVLPGLTRAERRFLGPIVFGSSLLFYAGLAFSYWVLTPAALNFFVNYAEGVVESLWSIDQYFEFVLVLMFSTGLSFQVPVIQLLLGQVGVVSGDQMLSIWRYVVVGAVVVAAVVTPSTDPVTQMLLATPLLGLYLGGAWMVKLTGR, encoded by the exons ATGGGGAGCACAAGCACGAGCTCTGCTGCTCTAATCCACCATTTCCACCTCACAAGTCGCGATGTTGATTCGCCTAGAAAGCGTCCCTACTACTACACTGTGAAATTCTGCAACTCGTGGAAGGAAGGTGGACTCCGATACGGTGCAACGCGACGGTGTGGCAAAGTCTTAAGACCCGTGGTTCGCTTGTCAGCTCTCGATGAAAATTCCGGCGATTCACCAACGGAAACTACTTCTAGTCTTGGCTCTGCCGTACAAGACAGACCAG GTGTGGAAGAAGATGCATCCTTTGAGCAAGAAGATAAATCAAGTTCCATCTATGAGTTTCTCTATCCAGATAAAGAGGAGCTCCCTGATGACAAAGAGATGACTATATTCGATCACCTGGAGGAGCTCCGTGAGAGAATCTTCGTCTCTGTTTTGGCCGTGGGAGCTGCGATCACGGGTTGCTTCGCCTTCTCCAAAGATCTAATCGTGTTTCTTGAAGCCCCAGTCAAAAATCAGGGCGTAAGGTTTCTTCAGCTAGCTCCTGGCGAGTTTTTCTTCACTACTTTAAAG GTTTCAGGTTACTGTGGGCTTCTACTAGGGAGTCCAGTGATCTTGTATGAGATCATAGCTTTTGTACTTCCTGGTCTGACACGAGCTGAGAGAAGGTTTCTGGGGCCGATTGTGTTTGGTTCCTCCTTGCTCTTCTATGCTGGACTTGCCTTCTCCTACTGGGTGTTAACCCCTGCTGCCTTGAACTTCTTTGTGAATTACGCTGAAGGTGTGGTTGAATCTCTCTGGTCTATCGACCAGTACTTTGAGTTTGTGCTAGTTCTTATGTTCAGCACCGGCCTTTCTTTCCAG GTTCCGGTAATTCAGTTACTCCTGGGACAAGTAGGGGTGGTGTCGGGAGATCAAATGCTTTCAATATGGAGATATGTGGTGGTGGGTGCGGTGGTTGTAGCAGCTGTTGTCACGCCCTCGACAGACCCTGTCACTCAGATGCTCCTAGCAACGCCGCTTCTGGGGCTATACTTGGGTGGTGCGTGGATGGTCAAGCTCACAGGTCGGTGA
- the LOC108806371 gene encoding BTB/POZ domain-containing protein At2g13690, with amino-acid sequence MTMGLGDSEQHRKPTYSGTGPLSRRRSWCCSFAVPPASPDVRSISSRNHIQAKTQTQPPQHRRTKPVPCSPQSSRSALIDPRRILSPGRVSPIDSDLNINPMQETSHEEEVVVDSLPNLRSESFRAPKIETSVSDSARVSLNGGVLVLELSSEVLSANSDVFAAALIAADKSSSPLQVSDVENLGVFKETLQLMFEERNGNGIIKKLMKMGVYRAIDVLEVAAGIKFSRAVFSCLEYLRAVPWTEDEEERLRRVLAVHNLDDAEILARFNSNETENNTQESLSKQLVWSITSCSHTNPPRNELKSLVKGILCKSSVYEKEQPEINKEEIYKAGKYCVDSLVKLFGKGSSNKSGKPLVEGISREVENINWLLEIMIDREIAEEFVEIWGKQRTLVEMHEEASPMVRYELSRVTGLMFIAMGKRRVQCGGEARAGLVDMWFRPMLLDFGWLQRCKKGLDMREVEEGMGQTLLTLPSKLQYQVFMEWFRWFSKHGTECPNLSKSFQIWWRRSFLRGVDSSSTCR; translated from the coding sequence ATGACAATGGGCCTGGGCGACTCCGAGCAGCACCGTAAACCTACATATTCCGGCACGGGTCCTCTTTCTAGGCGACGATCATGGTGCTGCTCTTTCGCCGTACCGCCGGCGAGTCCTGATGTTCGTTCAATTTCATCTCGTAACCACATACAAGCCAAGACCCAGACCCAGCCGCCGCAGCATCGGAGGACCAAACCGGTACCTTGCTCACCGCAAAGCTCTAGATCTGCTTTAATCGACCCTCGTCGGATCTTATCTCCGGGTCGTGTTTCTCCCATAGATTCAGATCTCAACATCAACCCTATGCAAGAGACTAGTCATGAAGAAGAAGTGGTTGTAGATTCGTTACCAAATCTTCGTTCAGAAAGTTTCCGAGCACCTAAGATCGAGACAAGTGTCTCAGATTCGGCTAGGGTGAGTCTGAACGGTGGAGTTTTGGTGCTGGAGCTTAGCTCGGAGGTTCTATCAGCCAACTCGGATGTGTTCGCTGCTGCTTTGATTGCTGCTGACAAGTCTTCTTCACCTTTGCAAGTCTCTGATGTGGAGAATCTTGGCGTTTTTAAGGAAACTCTACAACTCATGTTTGAGGAACGCAATGGCAACGGCATTATCAAGAAGCTCATGAAAATGGGTGTTTACAGAGCCATTGATGTACTCGAGGTAGCCGCTGGAATCAAATTCTCTAGAGCCGTCTTTTCGTGCCTGGAGTATCTCCGAGCTGTTCCGTGGACAGAGGACGAAGAGGAAAGACTGAGGAGAGTTCTTGCAGTTCATAACTTGGATGATGCTGAAATTTTGGCAAGGTTTAATTCTAACGAGACAGAGAACAACACACAAGAGAGCTTATCGAAGCAGCTTGTTTGGTCAATAACCTCTTGCAGCCATACAAATCCTCCTAGAAACGAGCTCAAATCTCTGGTGAAAGGTATTCTTTGCAAAAGTTCAGTGTACGAAAAAGAACAGCCTGAAATCAACAAGGAAGAGATATATAAAGCAGGCAAGTACTGTGTGGATTCACTTGTTAAACTGTTTGGAAAGGGAAGTAGTAACAAGAGCGGAAAGCCATTGGTTGAAGGTATATCGAGGGAAGTGGAGAACATTAATTGGCTGTTGGAAATCATGATAGACCGGGAGATAGCAGAGGAATTCGTGGAGATATGGGGGAAGCAAAGAACGCTAGTGGAGATGCATGAGGAAGCGTCGCCGATGGTGAGGTACGAATTAAGCAGAGTAACAGGGTTAATGTTTATTGCAATGGGGAAAAGGAGAGTGCAGTGCGGAGGAGAAGCAAGAGCGGGGCTTGTAGATATGTGGTTCAGGCCAATGTTGCTAGATTTCGGGTGGCTGCAAAGGTGCAAGAAGGGATTAGACATGAGGGAAGTGGAAGAAGGGATGGGGCAGACGCTCTTAACACTGCCATCCAAGCTTCAGTATCAAGTGTTCATGGAATGGTTCAGGTGGTTCTCTAAGCACGGGACTGAGTGTCCTAATCTCAGTAAATCATTTCAGATTTGGTGGCGCAGGTCTTTCCTTAGAGGTGTTGATTCTTCTTCTACTTGTAGGTGA
- the LOC108813465 gene encoding uncharacterized protein LOC108813465 yields the protein MVETRAQHRKRVTWHKVESAGDVFRDILSRLSVKSIRTAKTVNRYWHGSVSSKSFATEQLAQSRNKKPSSYIACPRVDSAMKLYLLKPGKSKFSFRHHATVDPPGRTVDHHYMHMISSFNGLVCCINQLSDECEEDYQIWICNPSTEETLLLPRGRPSLWTEPSIGVAYGPDVSEYKIFRIFSVGEKTYECEVYSSGTGAWRSIGSVLHLPMYACFSPHRSGHVFAGGKIYWLVSLEDPGVILSVDMEERFGVVELPRYSTDLREEDGITVGGTYLINMGGSLSLVVLHADYFDVWVWKEEAGWVLVTRDDFPFMDDEIVLFVTSSEKEILCVTGTHLWSYHFNTRKWKRKGRPPTRFVNPAVFPFTESLLPCNGGGRLEGR from the exons atggtgGAGACGCGAGCTCAGCATCGCAAGAGAGTGACATGGCACAAGGTAGAATCCGCGGGGGATGTCTTTCGTGACATCTTATCTCGACTCTCAGTAAAATCCATCCGTACAGCGAAAACGGTTAACAGATACTGGCACGGCTCGGTTAGCAGCAAAAGCTTCGCTACAGAACAGCTAGCTCAATCGAGAAACAAGAAGCCCTCGTCATACATAGCTTGTCCTAGAGTAGACAGCGCTATGAAGCTGTATCTGTTGAAACCAGGGAAGTCCAAGTTCAGCTTTCGACACCATGCCACGGTTGATCCTCCGGGAAGAACCGTTGATCATCACTACATGCACATGATATCTTCGTTCAACGGATTAGTATGCTGCATCAACCAACTCTCTGATGAATGCGAAGAGGATTATCAGATATGGATCTGTAACCCGTCTACTGAAGAGACTCTGCTTCTTCCTCGAGGCAGACCATCTTTATGGACCGAACCGAGTATCGGAGTTGCGTACGGTCCTGACGTTAGCGAGTACAAAATTTTCAGGATATTCTCTGTTGGAGAGAAAACGTACGAATGTGAAGTGTATTCTTCTGGTACCGGCGCGTGGAGGAGCATCGGCTCTGTGCTTCATCTACCAATGTATGCTTGTTTCAGCCCGCACAGATCAGGTCATGTCTTTGCAGGAGGGAAGATCTACTGGCTTGTTTCTTTGGAAGATCCTGGTGTGATACTCTCTGTGGATATGGAAGAGAGGTTCGGAGTTGTGGAGCTGCCTCGCTACTCGACGGACCTGCGTGAAGAAGACGGGATAACGGTTGGTGGTACGTATCTGATAAACATGGGAGGGTCTCTGTCGCTGGTGGTTCTACATGCGGATTACTTTGACGTATGGgtgtggaaagaagaagctggttgggTGCTTGTAACCAGAGATGATTTTCCATTTATGGACGATGAAATTGTATTGTTCGTGACGTCATCAGAGAAGGAGATTTTGTGTGTGACTGGGACGCACTTGTGGAGTTATCATTTCAATACTAGAAAGTGGAAAAGAAAGGGCAGGCCTCCTACTCGGTTTGTGAACCCTGCTGTGTTCCCATTCACCGAAAGCCTTCTTCCAT GCAATGGCGGGGGGAGGCTAGAAGGAAGGTGA
- the LOC108813466 gene encoding CAX-interacting protein 4 translates to MDCKKFMQMVEEKRRQILEKKEAPLKWEQKLEAAAKAAETKEKRSKKRRRQSGESESSSESDSSYELRRKSRRTHSKHRRHSDDNDRKKDKRSRRHKRRSSSSRDDSSDEYESWLEDEHRVKKIRNHRRHKSHSSGQTSDDDTAEDARRRHAKHHRHGEVVTSSDNEEERGGRIRHRHNRGSATSSDSDSEDRRKNRKRREHKRYRWEESSSEDDGATRRRRHNHKHDRESSSETDGRVSDENREHNSIDK, encoded by the coding sequence ATGGACTGCAAGAAGTTCATGCAGATGGTCGAGGAGAAGAGAAGGCAAATTCTTGAGAAGAAAGAAGCTCCTTTGAAATGGGAGCAGAAGCTTGAGGCGGCTGCTAAGGCTGCTGAAACCAAAGAAAAGAGGTCGAAGAAGCGAAGAAGACAGAGTGGTGAGTCTGAATCTAGCTCTGAAAGTGATAGTAGCTATGAGTTGAGAAGAAAATCGAGAAGAACTCACAGTAAGCACCGAAGGCATTCAGATGACAACGATAGGAAGAAAGATAAGAGATCCAGAAGGCATAAGAGGAGGTCCTCAAGTTCAAGGGATGATAGCAGTGATGAGTACGAAAGCTGGTTAGAGGACGAGCACAGGGTGAAGAAGATAAGGAACCACCGGAGGCACAAGTCGCATAGCTCAGGACAGACTTCTGATGATGACACTGCTGAAGATGCCAGAAGAAGGCATGCTAAGCATCACAGGCACGGTGAGGTGGTTACTTCAAGTGATAACGAGGAAGAGAGAGGAGGAAGAATAAGACACAGGCACAACAGAGGTTCAGCTACCTCCAGCGACTCAGACTCAGAAGATAGACGGAAGAATAGAAAGAGAAGGGAACATAAAAGGTATCGATGGGAAGAGTCTTCAAGTGAGGATGATGGAGCAACGCGAAGGAGAAGGCATAATCATAAACATGACAGAGAGTCATCATCCGAAACTGATGGAAGGGTGTCAGATGAGAACAGAGAGCACAACAGCATAGACAAGTGA
- the LOC108813396 gene encoding cytochrome b-c1 complex subunit 6-1, mitochondrial, producing the protein MADVEVVDPKKCLEESCKPKCVKPLLEYQACVKRIQDDESGHKHCTGQYFDYWQCVDKCVGPKLFAELK; encoded by the exons AT GGCGGATGTAGAAGTTGTTGATCCGAAAAAGTGCCTCGAGGAATCTTGCAAACCAAAATGTGTGAAGCCACTACTTGAATATCAG GCGTGTGTGAAGAGGATCCAAGATGATGAGAGTGGCCACAAACATTGCACTGGGCAGTATTTTGATTACTGGCAATGTGTTGACAAATGT GTCGGACCTAAGCTGTTTGCGGAACTAAAATGA